Below is a genomic region from Candidatus Binatus sp..
AGTGGCGTCGAGTGCTCTACAACTGAGAAACATCGCCTTCCTCGGCGCCGGCAAGTCTCCTGCGTCATTGGCTTTTCGCACAGGTCTGAACGTAATTTGCGGTGCGTCTGACACGGGCAAGTCCTTCATAGCAGAAACGATCGATTTCCTTCTTGGAGGCAGCGATCCGCTGCGCGACATACCAGAACGCGTAGGCTATGATCGAGCGCGCATCGGTATCGAGACGCGACAAGATAAACAATTTACGCTCGAAAGGAGCGTGCAGGGCGGAAGTCTCCTCCGCTATGATGGGCTCTTGGGCGTCGAGGAACCTGCTGGACAGAGTGTTAGTCTAAAAGACAAACACGCGCGTGGTCGTACTGATACTTTGTCGGGTTGGCTTTTGTCACAACTTGGGTTTGTCGATCCTCTTATTAGGAGTAATAGCAGTGGTAGCACGCGAAGTCTCAGTTTTCGCGATCTTGCCCGCTTGATCATTGTTCAAGAAACTGAGATTACGAAGCAAGGATCGCCATTTCTGTCAATCCAAGTCGTAAACCGGACAAGTGAGTATTCTGCCCTAAAGCTTCTTCTGACCGGCGTCGATGATAGCGCTCTAGTTCCTGGTACCAACTCCTTACGGGAACGTGAGAACGCCTCGGCGAAGATTGAGTTAATTGATCAATGGCTTTCTGAACTACTCGGAGAAGTCAGAGAGTTAGGAGTCGATCAAGGTGAGATCGAGAGCCAGCTCAAAAATCTCGAAGATATGATAGCTCGATACGGTTCGGAACTTCAGCGGATTCAGCAGCGGCTCGACGAATCTCTGACTAATCGTCGCGAAATCCTAAAGGAACGTGAAGACATTACAGGCCGAGTCGAAGAGATCCAAGACTTATTGTCCCGGTTTGATCTTCTCGGTACGCACTATGGAATCGACATCGAACGCCTCACAGCTATGCAGGAAACGGGCTCGCTCTTCGTACATGTGGCAAACGCTCCTTGTCCGTTGTGCGGTGCTCTTCCCGAAGCTCAGCACTTGAGCAGTGACTGTGAAGGAGACATCGAAGGCACCGTACAAGCAGCCAGCGCTGAGATCGAAAAGATTAGACAGCTTTCGTCAGAGTTGAACCAAACTGTCGTCGATCTGCACGCTGAATCGAATGACCTTTCCGTGCGTCTGCGCCAAACTGAAGAACTCTTCCGAGCCGTTGACGACGAGATCAGAGGTACGATTTCTCCCGAATTGAAGTCCGCTCGTGATACATTTGCAGAGGTTATTGAGAAGCGCAGTGAGGTGAGGCGTACAGTTGATCTGTTTCATAGAATAGACGGTCTTCAGAGGCAGAAATCAGAACTCTCGGAAGACACCGGTGGGCTTACCTCGGGAGACTCGTCTCGTACTGACCTCTCCAAGACTGTGTTGGATGAACTTGCAGAGCAAGTCAGAACGCTCCTGCAAGCCTGGAACTTTCCAGGTGCAGACCGGGTGTATTTTGACGAGGGAACGAAGGACTTTGTGATCGATGGAAAACCGAGGGGGAGCAGAGGTAAGGGACTCCGGGCGATCACCTATGCAGCCGCTTCAATCGGTCTGATGGAGTATTGTCAGGCGAAATCGTTGCCGCATCCTGGTTTTCTGGTACTCGATTCCCCACTCCTTGCTTACTGGGCTCCGGAGGGAGAAGAAGACAAGCTTCTTCAGGGCACAGATCTGAAAGATCGATTCTACAAATACTTAGCGTCCCGGCACGTGGACAGCCAAATCGTTATCATTGAAAACGAACATCCACCCGAAGTCCTGAGAGACCAAATGTCGTTTACCATTTTCACCAAGAATCCGGGCCACGGTACGTACGGTTTTTTCCCCGTCGATTAGTCTGCTCGCTCACTCCGCTACTAGATCGTGTGCGAGTTGGCGCTGTTGCTCGCTCCACTCCGGAGACAGCTCGAAACGGCCGTCAATCAGCATTTGAAGGTTGAGGCCAGCCGCGGCACGACCCTCGACCACGGCTTCGACGATTCGGGGTGCGAGGAACGCCAGCTTGGTCAGCCGCTCGACGTAGCGCTTGGGGAGCCCGTCGCGTCGGGCAATTTCGGCCAGCGAGCGAACCTGGACAACTCCTCGAACCATTGCGTGGCGCGCGCGATGGCTTTCAGCAGCGCCCGGGTCGACCTTCCTCGGGGTGTCTTCGCATCCCTCCAGAATAATCCGTGTCTCGACGCCGCGCCGCTTCATTCTGAGCGGCAGGAGCCTCGAGAGATGAATTGCGCTGGCGAACGGCACTTCGAGTTGGCCGACGGAGGGGACCGGAAGTTTGATTGAAACCCGGATACCCTGCTCCAGGAGCTCCACCCTCTCGACCAGATCCGTCAGACAAGCTGCCACGTCAATCGAGGC
It encodes:
- a CDS encoding AAA family ATPase — protein: MDHAISANGRKTGEQIVASSALQLRNIAFLGAGKSPASLAFRTGLNVICGASDTGKSFIAETIDFLLGGSDPLRDIPERVGYDRARIGIETRQDKQFTLERSVQGGSLLRYDGLLGVEEPAGQSVSLKDKHARGRTDTLSGWLLSQLGFVDPLIRSNSSGSTRSLSFRDLARLIIVQETEITKQGSPFLSIQVVNRTSEYSALKLLLTGVDDSALVPGTNSLRERENASAKIELIDQWLSELLGEVRELGVDQGEIESQLKNLEDMIARYGSELQRIQQRLDESLTNRREILKEREDITGRVEEIQDLLSRFDLLGTHYGIDIERLTAMQETGSLFVHVANAPCPLCGALPEAQHLSSDCEGDIEGTVQAASAEIEKIRQLSSELNQTVVDLHAESNDLSVRLRQTEELFRAVDDEIRGTISPELKSARDTFAEVIEKRSEVRRTVDLFHRIDGLQRQKSELSEDTGGLTSGDSSRTDLSKTVLDELAEQVRTLLQAWNFPGADRVYFDEGTKDFVIDGKPRGSRGKGLRAITYAAASIGLMEYCQAKSLPHPGFLVLDSPLLAYWAPEGEEDKLLQGTDLKDRFYKYLASRHVDSQIVIIENEHPPEVLRDQMSFTIFTKNPGHGTYGFFPVD